The proteins below come from a single Chloroflexota bacterium genomic window:
- the paaJ gene encoding phenylacetate-CoA oxygenase subunit PaaJ, whose product MITESQIIAALQDVHDPEIPTLSVVELGLIADVQVDENSVRVKMTPTFAGCPAVEMMRGAMEERLRQLGLADVKVTITYDPPWNSNRITPEGRRKLKAFGLAPPAPYSGELNLIQIMDVPCPFCGSHNTTLESPFGPTLCRAIHYCHDCQQSYEQFKPV is encoded by the coding sequence ATGATCACCGAATCCCAAATCATCGCCGCCCTCCAAGACGTTCACGACCCTGAAATCCCGACGCTGTCCGTCGTCGAACTGGGCTTGATTGCCGACGTGCAAGTAGACGAGAACTCGGTGCGAGTGAAGATGACGCCAACCTTCGCCGGTTGCCCCGCCGTGGAGATGATGCGCGGCGCGATGGAGGAACGCCTGCGCCAACTCGGTTTGGCCGACGTGAAAGTGACCATCACCTACGACCCGCCCTGGAACTCGAACCGAATCACGCCCGAAGGCCGCCGCAAGCTCAAAGCGTTTGGCCTGGCCCCGCCCGCCCCCTACTCCGGCGAACTCAACCTGATTCAAATCATGGACGTTCCCTGCCCGTTCTGTGGCTCGCACAACACAACGCTCGAATCGCCTTTCGGCCCGACACTTTGTCGCGCCATCCACTACTGCCACGACTGCCAGCAGTCATACGAACAGTTCAAGCCGGTATGA
- the paaC gene encoding phenylacetate-CoA oxygenase subunit PaaC: MNDEALKNLLFRLADDELIMGHRHSEWTGTAPILEEDIALSSIAQDEIGHAQAYYTLLAGLGAGQPDDMAFTRNADDFHCAQLCELPKGDWASTIARQFFYDAAESVRLAALTNSGYAPLAQLARKLIGEEKYHLLHARSWIRHLGHGTIESRLRLQAALDTLYSYALGLFEPPPDEAALVADGILPPESELRDRWRAMIDPLLAEGRVIIVEAPPIYGGRLGQHTEHLTKLLDDMQLVYRTDPQAEW; this comes from the coding sequence ATGAACGACGAAGCTCTCAAAAACCTGCTCTTCCGCCTGGCCGACGACGAGTTGATCATGGGCCACCGCCACAGCGAGTGGACCGGAACCGCGCCCATCCTCGAAGAAGACATCGCCCTTTCGTCCATCGCCCAGGATGAGATCGGCCACGCGCAAGCGTATTACACCCTGCTCGCCGGCCTCGGCGCGGGCCAGCCCGACGACATGGCCTTCACCCGCAACGCCGACGACTTCCACTGCGCCCAACTCTGTGAACTGCCGAAGGGCGACTGGGCTTCGACCATCGCCCGCCAGTTTTTCTACGACGCCGCCGAGAGCGTGCGCCTGGCCGCCCTCACAAATTCCGGCTACGCGCCGCTGGCTCAGTTGGCCCGCAAATTGATCGGCGAAGAGAAATATCATCTCCTGCATGCCCGCTCGTGGATCAGGCATCTCGGCCACGGCACGATTGAAAGCCGCCTGCGCCTGCAAGCCGCGCTCGACACGCTTTATTCTTACGCCCTCGGCCTGTTCGAACCGCCACCCGACGAAGCCGCCCTGGTAGCCGATGGAATCCTGCCGCCCGAAAGCGAACTGCGCGACCGGTGGCGGGCGATGATTGACCCTCTGCTGGCCGAAGGGCGCGTCATCATCGTCGAAGCGCCGCCAATTTACGGCGGCAGGCTCGGCCAGCACACCGAGCATTTGACGAAACTGCTGGACGACATGCAGTTGGTGTATCGCACTGACCCGCAGGCGGAATGGTAA
- a CDS encoding single-stranded DNA-binding protein — MYQKIIIAGNLGKDPEMRYAPNGDAVTSFSVATSRKYTDKGGNKVEETTWFRVSVWGKQAETCNQYLKKGRPVLIEGRLNADKATGGPKIFTRQDGTSGSSFEITAESVRFLGGQRDGEAAAPGAPVIHDAPTDEENIPF, encoded by the coding sequence ATGTACCAGAAAATCATTATCGCAGGCAATTTGGGAAAAGACCCGGAGATGCGCTACGCGCCCAACGGGGACGCCGTCACCAGCTTCAGCGTGGCGACCAGCCGCAAGTACACCGACAAGGGCGGCAACAAGGTTGAGGAAACAACCTGGTTCCGGGTGTCGGTGTGGGGCAAGCAGGCCGAAACTTGCAATCAGTATCTCAAAAAGGGGAGACCGGTGCTGATTGAAGGGCGGCTCAATGCCGACAAAGCCACTGGCGGCCCCAAGATTTTCACTCGGCAGGATGGCACCAGCGGCTCGTCATTCGAGATCACGGCTGAGAGTGTGAGGTTCCTCGGCGGTCAACGCGACGGGGAGGCCGCCGCGCCAGGGGCGCCTGTTATACACGATGCCCCCACCGACGAAGAGAACATCCCCTTCTAA
- a CDS encoding class I SAM-dependent methyltransferase yields MDFIQLNRDFYNSFAAEFSDSRAAINPGIRRALAMLDCASVLDVGCGDGRVSRVLPERGNYVGLDFSARLIGRAASEKLPFVLADVSDSLPIATGAFPTLICFAVLHHLPERESFVRELARVVKPGGRVALSVWQFTHSERMRKKIEPFAR; encoded by the coding sequence GTGGATTTTATTCAACTCAATCGTGACTTCTACAACTCCTTCGCCGCCGAGTTCTCCGACTCGCGGGCGGCGATCAACCCTGGCATCCGGCGGGCGCTGGCGATGTTGGATTGCGCTTCGGTGCTGGACGTGGGTTGTGGCGATGGACGGGTGAGCCGGGTTTTGCCGGAGAGGGGCAACTACGTGGGTCTCGACTTCAGCGCCCGACTCATCGGGCGGGCCGCCTCTGAAAAACTACCCTTTGTTCTGGCCGATGTTTCCGACTCGCTTCCCATTGCCACCGGCGCTTTCCCGACCCTCATCTGCTTTGCCGTTCTGCATCATTTGCCGGAGCGAGAGTCGTTCGTGCGCGAATTGGCGCGAGTGGTCAAGCCGGGCGGGCGGGTGGCGCTCTCCGTCTGGCAGTTCACGCACAGCGAGCGAATGCGAAAGAAGATCGAGCCTTTCGCTCGTTGA
- a CDS encoding tRNA uridine(34) 5-carboxymethylaminomethyl modification radical SAM/GNAT enzyme Elp3, which translates to MHSDLAHWRETHFHDDEHDEHILPIVQAVRALPIFTANDLGDLLRRHPKPGGGAFSKHHIVQAYKRLCEAGIIPFERDTLKRLQMKPTRTISGVAPVTVLTKPYPCPGKCIFCPTDVRMPKSYLHDEPGAMRAEQNNFDPYAQTANRIRAFELNGHSAAKVELLILGGTWSSYRRDYQEWFVQRCLDAMNGRDSASLEEAQRWNENAAHRNVGLVVETRPDHVTWDEIRWLRHLGVTKVQMGAQSLDDHILEINKRGHTVEQTREAVSLLRAAGFKIVLHWMPNLLGATPDSDRADFLKLWSDPGLRPDELKIYPCSLLANAELYDYWQRGEYTPYTDDELLELVADCLTKVPRYCRVNRVIRDIPAPNVVAGSKRSNLRQDAERLISERGQKYECLRAREVRGATVEAADLHLETFTYETRVGVEHFISFVTSADKVAGFLRLSLPAPTPALPRREEHSTGEGADSPLLFGAVPNGAQAGVGGEGHLPEIADTAMIRELHIYGPALSLGDDSSGEAQHLGLGTQLLTEAERLAGEAGFNKMAVISAIGTREYYRKRGFEVEGLYMTKRLE; encoded by the coding sequence ATGCATTCTGACCTCGCCCACTGGCGCGAAACGCATTTTCACGACGACGAACACGATGAACACATCCTGCCCATCGTGCAAGCCGTGCGCGCCTTGCCGATATTCACCGCCAACGATTTGGGCGACCTTCTCCGCCGCCACCCCAAACCCGGCGGCGGCGCGTTCAGCAAGCACCACATCGTACAAGCTTACAAGCGATTGTGCGAGGCGGGCATCATTCCTTTCGAGCGCGACACCCTCAAGCGACTGCAAATGAAACCCACGCGCACCATCTCCGGCGTGGCCCCCGTCACCGTGCTCACCAAACCGTACCCCTGCCCCGGCAAGTGCATCTTCTGCCCGACCGACGTGCGCATGCCCAAGAGCTACCTGCACGACGAGCCGGGCGCCATGCGAGCCGAGCAGAACAACTTCGACCCCTACGCCCAAACCGCCAACCGCATCCGCGCTTTTGAACTCAACGGCCACAGCGCGGCCAAAGTGGAACTGCTCATCCTCGGCGGCACGTGGTCGTCGTACCGCCGCGACTATCAAGAATGGTTCGTCCAGCGTTGCCTCGACGCGATGAATGGACGCGACTCCGCTTCTCTTGAAGAGGCGCAGCGCTGGAACGAAAACGCCGCCCACCGCAACGTCGGCCTGGTCGTCGAGACCCGGCCCGACCATGTGACATGGGACGAGATTCGCTGGCTTCGTCATCTCGGCGTCACCAAAGTGCAAATGGGCGCGCAGAGTCTGGATGATCACATTCTGGAGATCAACAAACGCGGCCACACCGTCGAGCAAACACGGGAAGCCGTCAGCCTGCTCCGGGCCGCCGGATTCAAAATCGTCCTGCACTGGATGCCCAACCTGCTCGGCGCAACGCCCGACTCCGACCGCGCCGATTTCCTGAAGTTGTGGAGCGACCCCGGCCTGCGCCCCGACGAACTCAAGATTTACCCCTGCTCGCTGTTGGCCAACGCCGAGCTTTACGACTACTGGCAGAGAGGCGAGTACACACCTTACACCGACGACGAATTGCTCGAACTCGTCGCCGATTGCCTGACGAAAGTGCCGCGCTACTGCCGGGTCAACCGCGTCATTCGCGACATTCCGGCCCCCAACGTTGTCGCCGGGAGCAAGCGCTCCAACCTGCGGCAGGATGCCGAACGACTGATTAGCGAGCGCGGCCAGAAATACGAATGCCTGCGCGCCCGCGAAGTGCGCGGTGCAACGGTTGAGGCCGCCGACCTGCACCTTGAAACCTTCACCTACGAAACCCGCGTCGGCGTCGAGCACTTCATCTCCTTCGTCACCAGCGCCGACAAAGTCGCAGGATTTCTACGCCTCTCGCTCCCGGCCCCCACCCCGGCCCTCCCCCGTCGAGAAGAACACTCGACAGGGGAGGGAGCCGACTCCCCTCTCCTGTTCGGTGCTGTTCCGAACGGCGCGCAAGCGGGGGTTGGGGGTGAGGGCCACCTCCCCGAAATCGCCGACACCGCCATGATTCGCGAACTCCACATCTACGGCCCCGCCCTCAGCCTCGGCGACGACAGCAGTGGCGAAGCCCAACATTTAGGCCTCGGCACGCAACTCCTGACCGAAGCCGAACGACTCGCCGGGGAAGCCGGATTCAACAAAATGGCCGTCATCTCGGCCATCGGCACCCGCGAGTATTACCGCAAGCGGGGGTTTGAGGTGGAGGGGTTGTATATGACGAAGAGGTTGGAATAA
- a CDS encoding TIGR00266 family protein has protein sequence MTNPQRLDLPDPTVTASGKGQTGMEYKIIGTTLQAVIMELDPGETVYSESGGMAWMSGNIVMKTSGRGGGLGGVLKRAVSGESLFLVEYTSQGGKGTVAFASDFPGKIVPVTLADGQQMIAQRSAFLCAEKTVGLDIHFRRKLGAGLFGGEGFVMQKLTGPGVAFVCLDGEIMEYTLGPNEVLKADTGHVAMYEPTVNFDIEMVSGMTNILFGGEGLFLATLRGPGRVWLQTMPTMNLAKAIMPYMPKASAG, from the coding sequence ATGACCAATCCACAACGACTTGATCTGCCCGATCCCACCGTCACAGCCAGTGGCAAGGGGCAAACGGGCATGGAGTACAAGATCATCGGCACAACGTTGCAAGCGGTGATCATGGAACTCGATCCCGGCGAGACCGTCTACTCGGAAAGCGGCGGCATGGCCTGGATGAGCGGCAACATCGTGATGAAGACCAGCGGACGCGGCGGCGGCCTGGGCGGTGTGCTCAAGCGCGCCGTCAGCGGCGAGTCGCTCTTTCTGGTCGAGTACACCAGCCAGGGCGGCAAAGGCACAGTGGCCTTCGCCTCCGACTTCCCCGGCAAGATTGTTCCGGTGACGCTTGCCGACGGCCAGCAGATGATCGCCCAGAGGTCGGCGTTCCTGTGCGCCGAAAAAACCGTTGGGCTGGACATTCACTTCCGGCGCAAGCTGGGCGCGGGCTTGTTTGGCGGAGAGGGCTTCGTCATGCAAAAGCTCACCGGGCCAGGCGTCGCCTTTGTCTGCCTCGACGGCGAGATCATGGAATACACGCTCGGCCCGAATGAGGTGCTCAAGGCCGACACCGGCCATGTAGCGATGTACGAGCCGACGGTGAACTTCGACATCGAGATGGTGAGCGGCATGACCAACATCCTGTTTGGCGGCGAGGGGCTGTTCCTGGCAACCCTGCGCGGGCCGGGCCGGGTGTGGTTGCAGACCATGCCGACGATGAACCTGGCAAAGGCTATCATGCCCTACATGCCCAAAGCTTCGGCCGGCTAA
- a CDS encoding GxxExxY protein: MAKIITPHDALTYKVIGLAMAVHNELGPGFPEEFYQKAMEMLMKAEKVQHDREFPIEIFFRGQIVGKFELDFVVERTVVLEFKAVATLAPIHEQQVLSYLAASGLPVGLLINFGAARLQQKRLFPSLAVQASPAFIARQTKSK, encoded by the coding sequence ATGGCTAAAATAATCACGCCTCATGATGCTTTGACCTACAAGGTTATCGGGTTGGCGATGGCTGTTCATAATGAACTTGGGCCAGGATTCCCGGAAGAGTTTTACCAAAAGGCAATGGAAATGCTGATGAAAGCCGAGAAGGTGCAACACGACCGTGAGTTCCCCATAGAGATATTTTTCCGAGGACAGATTGTAGGAAAGTTTGAGCTGGACTTTGTGGTTGAACGAACGGTAGTGCTTGAATTCAAGGCAGTTGCAACCCTTGCGCCAATTCATGAACAACAAGTGCTTTCTTATCTAGCGGCATCCGGTTTACCTGTCGGCCTGTTGATCAACTTCGGCGCCGCCCGACTACAACAGAAGCGTCTCTTCCCATCCCTGGCCGTGCAAGCCTCTCCAGCTTTCATAGCTCGCCAAACCAAATCGAAATAA
- the paaH gene encoding 1,2-phenylacetyl-CoA epoxidase subunit B — MSDTQWPLFEVFHQKARGEHHVHVGSVHAPDAEMALVLAKEQYARRMACVNLWVVRADHIHASDYADSDMFAHATDKSYREAFGYKVGDKVKKKKKEATK, encoded by the coding sequence ATGTCTGATACGCAATGGCCCCTCTTCGAAGTCTTCCACCAAAAAGCGCGCGGCGAGCACCACGTTCACGTCGGCTCGGTGCATGCGCCCGATGCTGAAATGGCGTTGGTTCTAGCGAAAGAGCAGTATGCCCGGCGCATGGCCTGCGTCAACCTGTGGGTCGTGCGCGCCGACCACATCCACGCCAGCGACTACGCCGACTCCGATATGTTCGCCCATGCCACCGACAAGAGTTACCGCGAAGCGTTTGGCTACAAAGTGGGCGATAAGGTGAAGAAGAAAAAGAAAGAAGCGACAAAATAG
- a CDS encoding TetR/AcrR family transcriptional regulator, translating into MATRTDTLTRQTQITAAAERLFRQKGYLATTVRDIADELGVRGASLYSHIGGKEELLWAIASRAADEFFAALEPIATSDEPSQLKLRKAIIAHVGVITRNLDAAAVYFNEWRHLSTRRRNRFAKRRDEYEALFRAILRDGITTGIFAPVDEKFAALLVLSALNWTHQWYKPDGPLTAEEVGRTLADMLLNGLSRMV; encoded by the coding sequence ATGGCAACCCGCACCGACACCCTCACCCGCCAGACCCAAATCACCGCCGCCGCCGAGCGCCTCTTCCGGCAGAAGGGCTATCTGGCCACGACCGTGCGCGACATTGCCGACGAACTGGGCGTGCGCGGGGCCAGCCTCTACAGCCACATCGGCGGCAAGGAAGAACTGCTGTGGGCCATCGCCAGCCGCGCCGCTGACGAGTTCTTCGCTGCCCTCGAACCTATCGCCACTTCCGACGAACCTTCGCAACTCAAACTCCGCAAAGCCATCATCGCCCACGTCGGCGTCATCACCCGCAATCTGGACGCGGCGGCGGTGTACTTCAACGAGTGGCGGCACTTAAGCACCCGGCGGCGAAACCGGTTCGCAAAGCGTCGTGATGAATACGAGGCCCTGTTCCGCGCCATTTTGCGCGACGGCATCACCACTGGCATCTTCGCCCCGGTAGACGAAAAGTTCGCCGCCCTGCTCGTCCTCTCGGCCCTCAACTGGACTCACCAGTGGTACAAGCCAGACGGCCCGCTGACGGCTGAAGAAGTGGGCCGCACTCTAGCGGATATGTTGTTGAATGGACTCTCTCGAATGGTTTGA
- a CDS encoding threonine--tRNA ligase: MPNQPKERYEESELYKIRHSAAHVMAQAVSELFEPGQAKIAIGPPIENGFYYDFDLPHALTLDDFEAIEKRMRQIIGGNHKFARQEVSADEARVQFKDQPYKLELIDGLDKGGVDEYGNPTTEKPVISFYTHDTFTDLCRGPHVEHTGKINPSAFKLMSIAGAYWRGDAERPQLQRIYGTAWKTAKELEEYLWKLEEAKKRDHRKLGRELGLFYLSDDVGPGLPLFTPKGEMLRYQMEKYVREAQTRYGYQHVWTGHLVKEDLYKKSGHYDNYKDSMFPPMEDEGVTFRLKPMNCPSHMTLYKEMGLHSHKELPLRFAEFATLYRYEKTGELSGLTRVRALTQDDCHIFCRPDQIEQEFTLCLNLIREVLGRYKFTDYSVRLSLRGSEGKFVADDEKWTLATNALKAALDANGVEYEAVEGEAAFYGPKADFLARDVLGREWQLSTIQVDFIQPARLGCEYVGEDGQAHTPVLLHRAVTGSTERFLGVIIEHFAGAFPVWLAPVQAMIIPIADRHAEYANKVAEQLKAQGFRVEVDSRSERMQAKIRDAQLQKIPYMLVAGDKEAEAGAVAVRLRSGEDLKAKPLAEVIEMMKKAVENGD; this comes from the coding sequence CGGCTTTTACTACGACTTCGACCTGCCGCACGCCCTCACGCTCGACGACTTCGAAGCCATTGAGAAGCGCATGAGGCAAATCATCGGCGGCAACCACAAGTTCGCGCGCCAGGAAGTGAGCGCCGACGAGGCCCGCGTCCAGTTCAAAGATCAGCCTTACAAGCTGGAGCTGATTGACGGGCTGGACAAGGGTGGCGTGGACGAGTACGGCAACCCAACCACAGAAAAGCCGGTCATCTCGTTCTACACGCACGACACGTTCACGGACTTGTGCCGGGGGCCGCACGTGGAGCACACGGGCAAGATCAACCCCTCGGCCTTCAAGCTGATGAGCATCGCCGGCGCGTACTGGCGCGGCGACGCGGAGCGCCCGCAACTGCAACGAATCTACGGCACGGCCTGGAAGACGGCGAAAGAGTTAGAAGAGTATCTCTGGAAACTCGAAGAGGCTAAGAAGCGCGATCATCGCAAGCTGGGCAGAGAGCTTGGCCTGTTCTACCTCTCCGACGACGTCGGCCCCGGCCTGCCTCTCTTCACACCTAAAGGCGAGATGTTGCGCTACCAGATGGAGAAGTATGTGCGCGAGGCGCAGACGAGGTATGGCTACCAACATGTGTGGACGGGCCATCTGGTGAAAGAGGACCTGTACAAGAAGTCGGGGCACTACGACAACTACAAGGACTCGATGTTCCCGCCGATGGAAGACGAGGGCGTGACGTTCCGCCTCAAGCCTATGAATTGCCCCAGCCACATGACGCTTTACAAAGAGATGGGCCTGCATTCGCACAAGGAACTGCCTTTGCGCTTCGCCGAGTTCGCCACGCTCTACCGTTACGAGAAGACAGGCGAGTTGAGCGGCCTCACGCGCGTGCGCGCCCTGACGCAGGACGACTGCCACATCTTCTGCCGCCCGGATCAGATCGAGCAGGAGTTCACCCTCTGCCTCAACCTCATTCGCGAAGTGCTGGGCCGCTACAAGTTCACGGATTACAGTGTGCGCCTCTCGTTGCGCGGCAGTGAAGGCAAATTCGTGGCCGACGACGAGAAGTGGACGCTGGCGACGAACGCCCTCAAGGCCGCACTCGACGCGAACGGCGTTGAGTACGAAGCTGTCGAAGGGGAAGCCGCCTTCTACGGCCCCAAGGCCGACTTCCTGGCCCGCGACGTTTTAGGCCGCGAGTGGCAGTTATCCACGATTCAAGTAGACTTCATTCAACCGGCTCGTCTCGGTTGTGAGTACGTTGGCGAGGACGGCCAGGCCCACACGCCCGTGCTTCTGCACCGGGCCGTCACGGGTTCGACGGAACGGTTCCTGGGCGTCATCATCGAGCACTTCGCGGGCGCGTTCCCGGTATGGCTCGCGCCGGTGCAGGCAATGATCATTCCCATCGCCGACCGCCACGCCGAGTATGCCAACAAAGTGGCCGAGCAGTTGAAGGCCCAGGGCTTCCGGGTGGAAGTGGACTCGCGCAGTGAACGTATGCAGGCCAAGATTCGCGACGCGCAACTGCAAAAGATTCCCTACATGCTGGTAGCGGGCGACAAAGAGGCCGAGGCGGGCGCAGTGGCGGTTCGCCTGCGTTCCGGCGAAGACCTGAAGGCCAAACCACTGGCTGAGGTGATTGAAATGATGAAGAAGGCGGTTGAGAACGGCGATTAA
- the paaA gene encoding 1,2-phenylacetyl-CoA epoxidase subunit A, translating into MYGSTTFTDIKQSPIAGEDPEKLAEFEAHIARGEKIEPPDWMPAEYRRQLIRMIEQHAHSEIMGALPEGKWIPHAPGFGRKLALVAKVQDEVGHAQLLYRAAETLGKSREQMIDDLLSGKSKYSNVFNYPTPSWADTAVIAWLIDAGAIINQNTNAEGSYGPYCRALKRICYEESFHLKYGYDSVITLASGTKAQRAMLQDALNRWWRPIMHFHGPPDKMSAHTEILMRWKVKIRSNDEMRQEFLDTYVPKIWELGLTVPDPNLKKNPATGEWEFSDPDWGEFKRVINGDGPCNAERLGIRRLAHEEGAWVRAALAADRQATPIVQ; encoded by the coding sequence ATGTACGGTTCCACAACCTTCACCGACATCAAACAGTCCCCCATTGCGGGCGAAGACCCGGAGAAGCTGGCCGAGTTTGAGGCCCACATCGCACGCGGCGAAAAGATCGAGCCGCCCGACTGGATGCCTGCCGAATACCGCCGCCAGTTGATTCGCATGATCGAGCAACACGCCCACAGCGAGATCATGGGCGCTCTGCCCGAAGGCAAATGGATTCCGCACGCGCCCGGCTTCGGGCGCAAGCTGGCACTGGTGGCCAAGGTGCAGGACGAAGTCGGCCACGCCCAACTGCTCTACCGCGCCGCCGAGACCCTGGGCAAGAGCCGCGAGCAGATGATTGACGACCTGCTCTCTGGCAAATCCAAATACTCCAACGTCTTCAACTACCCGACTCCAAGTTGGGCCGACACCGCCGTGATCGCCTGGCTCATTGACGCCGGGGCCATCATCAACCAGAACACCAACGCCGAAGGTTCGTATGGCCCCTACTGCCGCGCCCTCAAGCGCATTTGCTATGAAGAGTCGTTCCATCTCAAGTACGGCTATGACTCGGTGATCACGCTCGCCAGCGGCACAAAGGCTCAACGGGCCATGCTACAGGACGCGCTCAACCGGTGGTGGCGGCCCATCATGCACTTCCACGGCCCGCCCGACAAGATGTCGGCCCACACCGAAATCCTCATGCGCTGGAAAGTCAAAATCAGAAGTAACGACGAGATGCGGCAGGAATTTCTGGACACGTACGTGCCGAAAATTTGGGAACTCGGTCTCACCGTCCCCGATCCCAACCTGAAGAAGAATCCCGCGACCGGCGAGTGGGAATTTTCCGACCCGGACTGGGGCGAGTTCAAGCGTGTCATCAACGGCGACGGCCCGTGCAACGCCGAGAGGCTCGGCATCCGCCGCCTGGCGCACGAAGAAGGCGCCTGGGTGCGGGCGGCGCTGGCGGCGGACAGACAGGCGACGCCAATCGTTCAATGA
- a CDS encoding haloacid dehalogenase, with the protein MNNLDQIASRIRDNFTAKNAARDKALERSRSLIRFCANSIRAAHRDERDEARALLAQARQIVDAIRADLVAYPDLYHAGYTQDALKEFAEANIVLALIANEPLPEPEAIGVEYAAYLNGLGEAASEMRRRCLDIIRHDHSAEAERLLEAMDEIYNLLVTIDYPDAITGGLRRTTDLVRGVTERTRGDLTMSIRQQQLQEALKRHEDQSS; encoded by the coding sequence ATGAACAACTTAGACCAAATCGCCTCCCGCATTCGTGACAATTTCACCGCCAAGAACGCCGCCCGCGACAAAGCACTTGAGCGTTCGCGTTCGCTCATCCGTTTCTGCGCCAACTCGATCCGCGCCGCCCACCGCGACGAGCGCGACGAGGCCCGCGCCCTGCTCGCCCAGGCCCGCCAGATCGTGGACGCCATCCGCGCCGACCTGGTTGCTTATCCTGATCTGTATCACGCCGGTTACACCCAGGACGCGCTCAAGGAGTTCGCCGAAGCCAACATCGTGCTGGCCCTGATCGCCAACGAGCCTCTGCCCGAACCGGAAGCCATCGGCGTCGAATATGCCGCCTACCTCAACGGCCTCGGCGAGGCCGCCAGCGAAATGCGCCGCCGCTGTCTCGACATCATCCGCCACGACCACTCCGCCGAAGCCGAGCGCCTGCTGGAAGCGATGGACGAAATTTACAACCTACTGGTGACGATTGACTACCCGGACGCCATCACCGGCGGCCTGCGCCGCACCACCGACCTGGTGCGCGGCGTCACCGAACGCACCCGCGGCGACCTGACGATGAGCATCCGCCAACAGCAATTGCAGGAAGCGTTGAAAAGGCACGAAGACCAAAGTTCTTAG
- a CDS encoding CPBP family intramembrane metalloprotease: protein MSYLDVAQQGKNQWWRFLIAVPFILFVWLIVGSLPLVAAVIILKADGNPATDVDLNTGQLIGVDPLWSFLLLMISFVIFLVGVIIAVILIHRRPPRTLITAASAVNWKRVGQGFLVWGLLAAAMSAVESILYPGRYQLEFDLARFIPFAIASVILIPIQTTAEEFFFRGYLLQGFGLLIKNPVVLSLLSGFLFMLPHLANPEVAVNFWLLVLFYFSFGTFLAWVSLKDNSLELALGVHAGNNLFTALFANYKGGALITPAVFTVGELDAVYNLVGSLVSIGLFYLWFFGPFRPKN from the coding sequence ATGTCTTATCTGGATGTTGCTCAACAGGGAAAGAATCAATGGTGGCGGTTTTTGATCGCCGTGCCATTTATTCTGTTCGTCTGGCTCATCGTCGGCTCGCTTCCGCTTGTCGCTGCTGTCATCATTCTCAAAGCCGATGGTAACCCGGCCACCGACGTTGACTTAAACACCGGCCAGCTTATCGGAGTCGATCCGCTGTGGTCGTTTCTTCTGTTGATGATCAGCTTCGTGATCTTCCTCGTCGGCGTCATCATCGCCGTGATCCTGATTCATCGGCGGCCCCCAAGAACATTGATCACCGCGGCCAGCGCCGTCAACTGGAAACGGGTCGGGCAGGGATTCCTGGTTTGGGGGTTGTTGGCGGCGGCCATGTCGGCAGTCGAGTCGATTCTGTATCCTGGCCGTTATCAACTCGAATTCGACCTCGCCCGCTTCATCCCGTTTGCCATCGCCTCCGTGATTCTGATCCCGATTCAAACGACGGCTGAGGAGTTTTTCTTTCGGGGCTACCTTCTGCAAGGCTTCGGCCTGCTCATCAAGAATCCGGTTGTGTTGAGCCTGTTGTCCGGCTTCCTCTTCATGTTGCCGCACCTTGCCAACCCAGAAGTCGCCGTCAACTTCTGGCTGTTGGTTCTGTTTTATTTCAGCTTCGGCACATTCCTGGCCTGGGTGTCGCTCAAGGACAACAGCCTCGAACTGGCGCTCGGCGTCCACGCTGGCAACAACCTGTTCACCGCCCTGTTCGCCAACTACAAAGGCGGCGCGCTCATCACCCCCGCCGTCTTCACGGTGGGCGAACTGGACGCCGTTTACAACCTGGTCGGCTCACTGGTCAGCATTGGCCTGTTTTACCTATGGTTTTTCGGGCCGTTCAGGCCCAAAAATTAG
- a CDS encoding DUF3467 domain-containing protein, with product MSDQPSPSQSPAPAPQPPQQIQLELPINLDAIYTNFAIITHSPSEVIIDYARVLPNTPKSKIVARIILTPMNAKVLHKALGDNLAKYEAQFGPIILPTGLADQLFKPPKPE from the coding sequence ATGAGTGATCAGCCTTCTCCCTCCCAATCGCCCGCCCCGGCCCCTCAGCCGCCCCAACAAATTCAACTGGAACTACCCATCAATCTCGACGCCATCTACACCAACTTTGCCATCATCACCCATAGCCCGTCTGAAGTGATCATTGATTACGCCCGCGTCCTGCCCAACACGCCTAAATCCAAGATCGTGGCCCGCATCATCCTCACGCCCATGAACGCCAAAGTTTTGCACAAGGCGCTGGGCGACAACCTGGCGAAATACGAGGCCCAGTTCGGCCCCATCATCCTCCCCACCGGTCTGGCCGACCAGCTCTTCAAACCGCCCAAGCCCGAATGA